The following proteins are encoded in a genomic region of Acidobacteriota bacterium:
- the rlmN gene encoding 23S rRNA (adenine(2503)-C(2))-methyltransferase RlmN: MERVSERIHITGLKQAELEALAADMGEPKYRAVQVFKAIHERRLTSFDEITDLPKRFRARLTESADISRLTVESKYVSTDGTRRYLMKTADGFPVETVFIPSEGRDTICFSSQSGCPLKCDFCLTAKLGLLRNLTPGEIVEQIILVLNDVYGVGGETPHGTNLVGMGAGEPFLNFENLIAALEIMSSENGLFIVPNRVTISTAGIVPKIYEFAKLENRPHLAISLSSAKDELRDTLMPINRKWDLDELMTAAKEFEGSLRRGERFTFEYVMLGGVNDSDADARELASLLDRYQLSRVKINLIPHNGAEQLDYSTSSEERVDRFKKTLESRGVSAYVRQPRGRDIYAACGQLAAKTVGSGGTQ; the protein is encoded by the coding sequence ATGGAACGAGTGTCTGAGCGAATCCACATTACCGGGCTAAAGCAAGCCGAGCTTGAAGCCCTCGCCGCCGACATGGGCGAGCCAAAGTATCGTGCCGTGCAGGTCTTTAAGGCGATCCACGAACGGCGGCTGACATCGTTCGATGAGATCACCGATCTGCCGAAGCGGTTTCGTGCCCGTTTGACGGAATCGGCAGATATTTCGCGGCTGACGGTCGAATCGAAGTATGTTTCGACTGACGGAACGCGGCGTTACCTGATGAAAACCGCTGACGGTTTTCCGGTCGAGACGGTCTTTATCCCGAGCGAAGGCCGCGATACTATCTGTTTTTCGTCACAATCAGGGTGTCCGCTGAAATGCGATTTCTGCCTGACCGCAAAACTCGGTCTGCTCAGAAATCTGACGCCCGGTGAGATCGTCGAGCAGATAATACTCGTGCTCAATGATGTTTATGGCGTCGGTGGCGAGACACCTCACGGGACGAACCTCGTCGGCATGGGAGCGGGCGAACCGTTTCTTAATTTTGAGAACCTGATCGCAGCACTTGAGATAATGTCGAGCGAGAACGGCCTCTTCATAGTGCCGAATCGCGTGACGATATCGACGGCGGGCATCGTGCCGAAGATCTACGAATTTGCCAAGCTCGAAAACCGGCCGCATCTGGCGATCTCATTGTCGTCGGCGAAAGATGAGCTTCGCGACACGCTGATGCCGATAAACCGGAAATGGGACCTCGATGAACTGATGACGGCGGCGAAGGAATTTGAGGGAAGCCTAAGACGCGGCGAGCGGTTCACATTTGAATACGTAATGCTCGGCGGCGTGAACGATTCGGACGCTGACGCGCGCGAACTCGCTTCCTTGCTCGACCGCTATCAGCTTTCGCGGGTCAAGATCAACCTCATTCCGCACAACGGTGCCGAACAGCTCGATTACAGCACTTCGTCGGAGGAGCGCGTCGACCGGTTCAAGAAAACGCTTGAGTCGCGGGGCGTTTCGGCATATGTCCGACAGCCGCGGGGGCGTGATATCTATGCGGCGTGCGGCCAGCTGGCAGCAAAGACCGTTGGCAGCGGCGGTACGCAGTAA
- a CDS encoding SRPBCC family protein: MAEHILTRTLTIDLPREDVFEFFADAGNLERITPPELNFHILTPQPIDIKQGTLIDYKLKMRGIPIKWRTEISVWEPPYRFVDQQLRGAYRQWIHTHTFTELSRTQTLMEDEVRYRLPIEPLGDIAHFFVKSELDYIFDYRQKVVAEMLGD; encoded by the coding sequence ATGGCTGAACATATCCTCACTCGTACCCTTACCATCGATCTGCCGCGTGAAGATGTCTTTGAGTTCTTTGCAGACGCCGGCAATCTCGAACGCATCACCCCGCCTGAGCTGAATTTTCACATCCTCACGCCCCAGCCGATCGATATCAAACAGGGCACGCTGATCGATTACAAACTAAAAATGCGAGGTATCCCAATAAAATGGCGGACCGAGATATCGGTCTGGGAACCGCCTTATCGCTTCGTCGACCAGCAGCTCCGGGGTGCCTACCGCCAATGGATCCACACGCACACTTTCACCGAACTAAGCCGTACGCAAACGCTGATGGAAGACGAGGTCCGCTACCGCCTGCCAATCGAACCGCTCGGCGACATCGCACATTTCTTTGTGAAAAGTGAATTGGATTATATCTTCGACTACCGGCAAAAGGTGGTGGCAGAGATGTTGGGGGATTAA
- a CDS encoding copper-binding protein, which produces MTIKLILTTVAITILTACGNTDAGKPPTAPAPNAASPAAAKPADSPMPTMQSTPKNGEYPGKGKVTKINNELGSVEMNHEEIVGVMPPMLMEFYVTDKAMLKGLAVGDAVEFMLRYKDGQETISKIEKTK; this is translated from the coding sequence ATGACCATAAAGCTAATATTGACGACCGTCGCCATCACGATCCTCACAGCCTGCGGAAACACCGACGCCGGCAAGCCGCCAACCGCTCCCGCACCGAACGCGGCAAGTCCTGCGGCGGCCAAACCGGCGGATTCGCCAATGCCGACGATGCAGTCAACCCCGAAAAACGGTGAATATCCCGGCAAGGGCAAGGTCACAAAGATCAATAACGAGCTCGGCTCAGTCGAGATGAACCACGAAGAGATCGTCGGCGTAATGCCGCCAATGCTGATGGAGTTTTACGTCACCGACAAGGCAATGCTCAAGGGCCTCGCGGTCGGCGATGCCGTCGAATTCATGCTCAGGTACAAGGACGGCCAGGAAACGATCTCAAAGATAGAAAAGACAAAATGA
- a CDS encoding type II secretion system F family protein, protein MRVSNRQIRTGPGIAGRDLVADRVRRDSTAFSSSFDPDHSEDGFNYTGIDSLGQETRGFVQSKELRQAEKELERAGINVSSISPRRSTKKKNRRPTGVEFATLAEQFGDLMEIGESPTQVCRLLAFAQTNTVLSDALLNSSELIINGRSLSEAFAAQSDPNGDPLFPITFICALRIGEEVGTAEDLDSGTSKSAFLLTLHRFAEAEKKADAIWASIRSALMYPIAVVLFSIFAVGLVLYYVMPKMVELYESLLTGEDAKLPLITRIMIGASDFLTSWLGIAAMIGVVIGVMIFLRWARSAVGRDRLKVLALRLPVFGSFFRHFYAAQTLRTLAMLSAGIPSMTERFQVAAETATNPEYARMLLHVRHRFMTESTDLHKLFLPYPFLMGKEFAGVLLTFEKTADMQGTFHNYAKVVEVRAERELETVLFWFQNFAIVPVGLLVGFIVAALYSPMFELAGRIGGK, encoded by the coding sequence ATGAGAGTATCAAACAGACAGATCAGAACCGGACCGGGCATCGCCGGCCGCGACCTTGTCGCCGACAGGGTTCGCCGCGATAGCACAGCGTTCTCGAGCTCATTCGACCCAGATCATTCGGAGGACGGATTCAATTATACGGGCATCGATTCGCTTGGACAGGAGACGCGGGGATTTGTACAAAGTAAGGAATTGAGGCAGGCGGAGAAAGAGCTCGAACGGGCAGGCATAAATGTCAGTTCGATCAGCCCGCGAAGGTCGACCAAGAAGAAGAACCGTCGGCCGACGGGTGTCGAATTTGCGACGCTCGCCGAACAGTTCGGCGACCTGATGGAGATCGGTGAGAGCCCGACGCAGGTCTGCCGGCTTCTCGCATTTGCGCAAACGAATACGGTGCTGTCGGATGCCCTGCTCAATTCCAGTGAACTTATTATCAACGGCCGTTCTCTGTCGGAGGCTTTCGCGGCGCAATCCGATCCGAACGGTGATCCGCTGTTTCCGATCACGTTCATCTGCGCCTTGCGGATCGGCGAAGAGGTTGGAACCGCCGAGGATCTGGACAGCGGCACGAGCAAAAGCGCGTTTCTGCTGACGTTGCACCGTTTTGCCGAGGCCGAGAAAAAGGCCGACGCGATCTGGGCGAGCATACGTTCGGCACTGATGTATCCGATCGCGGTCGTGCTTTTCTCGATCTTTGCCGTAGGACTTGTCCTTTATTACGTAATGCCGAAAATGGTCGAGCTCTATGAATCGCTGCTGACCGGCGAGGACGCAAAATTGCCGCTTATCACACGCATCATGATCGGTGCTTCTGATTTCTTGACGAGTTGGCTTGGAATTGCGGCGATGATCGGCGTTGTTATCGGCGTGATGATCTTTCTGCGGTGGGCACGTTCGGCTGTAGGCCGGGACCGTTTGAAGGTACTTGCTCTGCGATTGCCGGTCTTCGGTTCATTTTTCAGGCATTTTTATGCCGCCCAGACGCTAAGGACGCTGGCAATGCTTTCGGCCGGAATACCGTCGATGACCGAGCGATTTCAGGTCGCTGCCGAAACGGCGACAAATCCCGAATATGCCAGGATGCTGCTGCATGTACGGCACCGGTTTATGACCGAATCGACCGATCTGCACAAGCTATTCCTGCCGTATCCATTTCTGATGGGGAAAGAGTTCGCCGGCGTGCTGCTGACATTCGAAAAGACCGCCGATATGCAGGGCACATTTCACAACTACGCAAAGGTCGTCGAGGTTCGGGCAGAACGCGAACTCGAGACCGTGCTTTTCTGGTTCCAGAATTTCGCGATCGTTCCGGTCGGTTTGCTGGTCGGATTTATCGTGGCGGCACTTTACAGTCCGATGTTCGAATTGGCAGGCCGGATCGGAGGCAAATAA
- a CDS encoding DNA/RNA non-specific endonuclease has translation MSKTDSVDPRPEQPIVTATEALPFGNPSNATADPANADNYLVVRDSHVLSYDNSRGTANWVAWQTTLENLGDALPRNNFEPDRSLPNGFRRVAYYDYSGSGYDRGHLVPSADRFADPKLNEQTFLMTNIVPQTGDLNQFPWNKLESYARGLARSGNTLYTIAGVYGERERLRGKVTVPTNCWKVIVVLRRGISEITDSTRIIAVDMPNVEGIANVRWEKYKTTVRSIEQMTGLDIFSVLPRELQERIETRSDANTLHSP, from the coding sequence TTGAGCAAGACTGATAGTGTCGATCCGCGGCCCGAGCAGCCTATAGTGACCGCTACCGAGGCATTGCCGTTCGGAAATCCATCCAACGCCACGGCCGATCCGGCGAACGCCGACAATTACCTCGTCGTACGCGATTCGCATGTTCTTTCCTATGACAATAGCCGCGGAACGGCTAATTGGGTCGCCTGGCAAACGACGCTCGAAAACCTCGGCGACGCCCTGCCGCGGAACAACTTTGAACCTGACCGCAGCTTGCCAAACGGTTTTCGCCGCGTCGCCTATTACGACTATTCGGGTAGCGGCTACGACCGCGGACATTTGGTTCCGAGTGCCGACCGGTTCGCTGATCCAAAGCTGAACGAACAGACATTCCTGATGACCAACATCGTTCCGCAAACGGGCGACCTCAATCAATTTCCCTGGAACAAGCTCGAATCCTACGCTCGCGGACTCGCCCGAAGCGGAAATACTCTATACACGATCGCGGGCGTTTATGGTGAGAGGGAACGCCTTCGCGGCAAGGTCACGGTGCCGACAAACTGCTGGAAAGTGATCGTCGTCCTGCGTCGCGGAATATCTGAGATAACTGATTCGACCCGCATCATTGCCGTCGATATGCCCAACGTCGAGGGCATCGCCAATGTCCGCTGGGAAAAGTATAAGACCACCGTTCGCTCGATCGAACAAATGACCGGTTTGGACATTTTCAGCGTGCTGCCGCGAGAACTACAGGAACGTATCGAAACACGCTCGGACGCGAACACACTTCACTCGCCCTAA
- a CDS encoding prepilin-type N-terminal cleavage/methylation domain-containing protein: MKRYGYKQASEGGVSLVETMVVVVIIAIVAAFALMQFGEPNQMMKRQNVARELKVALERGRFDSVKRRADTSSKQARVTVTSAAFILTTDNDLSGSIESSDDVVTAFGSQNISISPTGSMTLPFTVLFNQRGEPVNSSGVSVSPVFLVCNGVCVSPNVSNSNIVVLTPTGTVNLLAGGSEVPVFPTPNVTNVPPGAGISNMVSVP, from the coding sequence ATGAAACGCTATGGTTACAAACAGGCAAGTGAAGGCGGCGTTTCGCTGGTCGAAACAATGGTCGTGGTGGTGATCATTGCGATCGTCGCGGCCTTTGCACTTATGCAATTCGGCGAGCCGAACCAGATGATGAAGCGGCAGAACGTGGCACGCGAACTGAAGGTCGCACTCGAACGCGGCCGGTTCGATTCGGTAAAACGGCGTGCCGACACTTCGTCGAAACAGGCACGGGTAACGGTCACATCAGCGGCATTCATACTCACGACCGACAATGACCTTTCCGGCTCGATCGAATCGAGCGACGATGTCGTGACGGCCTTTGGTTCACAGAATATCAGTATATCGCCGACCGGCAGTATGACGCTGCCGTTTACGGTTTTGTTCAACCAGCGGGGCGAACCTGTCAACAGCAGCGGAGTTTCCGTTAGTCCGGTATTTTTGGTTTGCAACGGCGTTTGTGTGTCGCCGAATGTCTCAAACTCGAACATCGTCGTGCTTACTCCGACCGGAACGGTCAATCTGCTCGCGGGAGGCTCAGAAGTGCCGGTCTTTCCGACGCCGAATGTCACAAATGTTCCGCCCGGGGCCGGTATCAGCAATATGGTCTCGGTACCGTGA
- a CDS encoding M20/M25/M40 family metallo-hydrolase: protein MKKQLFSFLLLLSFVVSLSAQTAKVAKVDPTQQNLRNHVEYLASDALEGRRTGEPGAATAAGYIVNAFAKFKLKPGVRMPNGKLNYMQTFAGKAVSPDKPVSGYNVIGILEGRDKVLKNEAIVIGAHYDHLGRGGEGSLAPNSTEVHHGADDNASGTSAIIELARQFTKAKTNKRTIIFIAFSGEEEGLFGSKYYTNNPVFLIENTVAMFNLDMVGRLNGNKLSIGGIGTASEWKILAMETAINQPMRLTQARIRAAASGKPSKTVPAVSSSVSPVFSVLPTIRDADKAFELQLTEDGFGPSDHASFYMKKVPVLFFFTGTHLDYHKPSDTAEKINYEGLAKIIDYVATMVRSVDEKVVKPTYTVAKSSSATGGRANFSITLGTIPGYSDSNDGMVIDGVRDDSPASRTGLKANDKIVKLAGMEIKSVQDYMKAMGVMKAGEEYEIEFIRGTERMTLKIIPVKRP, encoded by the coding sequence ATGAAAAAACAGTTATTCAGTTTTCTCTTATTGCTTTCGTTCGTCGTCAGCCTATCGGCGCAGACTGCAAAGGTCGCCAAGGTCGATCCGACACAGCAGAATCTGCGAAATCATGTCGAATATCTGGCGTCAGATGCTCTCGAAGGCCGCCGCACGGGTGAGCCCGGTGCAGCGACTGCGGCCGGATATATAGTAAATGCGTTTGCCAAGTTCAAGCTCAAGCCGGGCGTTCGTATGCCGAATGGCAAACTCAATTACATGCAGACGTTCGCGGGCAAGGCGGTTTCGCCGGACAAGCCGGTCTCCGGCTACAACGTCATCGGCATTCTCGAAGGCCGCGACAAGGTGCTCAAAAACGAGGCTATCGTGATCGGCGCACATTACGATCATCTCGGCCGCGGAGGTGAAGGCAGCCTTGCACCGAATTCGACCGAGGTCCATCACGGAGCCGACGATAACGCATCGGGCACGTCGGCGATCATCGAGCTGGCACGGCAGTTCACCAAAGCAAAGACGAATAAACGGACGATCATCTTTATCGCTTTCAGCGGCGAGGAAGAAGGCCTCTTCGGGTCGAAATATTACACAAATAATCCTGTCTTTCTGATCGAAAATACCGTTGCGATGTTCAACCTCGACATGGTCGGGCGGCTGAACGGCAACAAGCTCTCGATCGGCGGCATCGGCACTGCCAGCGAATGGAAGATACTTGCTATGGAGACGGCGATAAATCAACCGATGCGGCTGACCCAAGCACGGATCCGGGCCGCAGCATCCGGTAAACCGTCGAAGACCGTGCCGGCAGTGAGTTCGTCAGTAAGTCCTGTATTCTCTGTCCTTCCAACAATTAGGGATGCCGACAAAGCATTTGAACTTCAGTTGACCGAAGACGGATTCGGCCCGTCGGACCATGCTTCGTTCTATATGAAAAAGGTGCCGGTCCTGTTTTTCTTCACGGGCACGCATCTCGACTATCACAAGCCCTCGGACACGGCCGAAAAGATCAATTACGAAGGTTTGGCAAAGATAATCGACTATGTCGCGACGATGGTTCGTTCCGTCGACGAAAAGGTCGTAAAACCGACCTACACGGTCGCCAAATCGTCGAGTGCGACCGGCGGACGTGCGAATTTTAGCATCACGCTCGGCACAATTCCCGGTTACTCCGATTCAAATGACGGCATGGTGATCGACGGCGTTCGCGACGACTCGCCCGCATCACGAACAGGCCTCAAAGCGAACGACAAGATCGTCAAGCTCGCCGGAATGGAGATCAAGAGCGTCCAGGACTATATGAAAGCAATGGGAGTGATGAAGGCCGGCGAGGAGTACGAGATCGAGTTCATCCGCGGCACTGAAAGGATGACGCTCAAGATCATCCCCGTTAAGCGCCCATAA
- a CDS encoding prepilin-type N-terminal cleavage/methylation domain-containing protein, which translates to MKSVGIRQNDAGFTLVEVIIASVIMVILCVGTLTVFSYAVRVNRGNNLRAQALSILQREVEYYRSLKFVPVGSDSALNAGTFPDLRTRTSPDGRVFRISVTIDNDPFTTGVQTSPADGTCRFKEITVTAEPQVPEENWLADLKTKMTFQRVRSN; encoded by the coding sequence ATGAAAAGTGTAGGTATCAGACAGAACGATGCGGGGTTTACGCTGGTCGAGGTGATCATTGCTTCGGTGATCATGGTCATCCTGTGCGTCGGCACGCTGACGGTTTTCAGCTATGCGGTTCGGGTCAATCGCGGCAATAACCTGCGGGCCCAGGCTCTGTCCATACTGCAGCGTGAGGTCGAATATTACCGCAGTCTCAAGTTCGTGCCGGTCGGCTCGGACTCGGCACTAAATGCCGGCACGTTCCCCGACCTGCGGACGCGAACCAGTCCCGACGGGCGAGTTTTCCGGATATCGGTGACGATCGACAACGATCCGTTCACGACAGGTGTTCAAACATCGCCTGCCGATGGAACATGCAGATTCAAAGAGATCACGGTAACGGCCGAGCCCCAAGTGCCGGAGGAAAATTGGTTGGCTGATCTGAAGACGAAAATGACATTTCAGCGGGTGCGTTCAAATTGA
- a CDS encoding PD40 domain-containing protein: protein MRNLLYGAILLSVFIVNVASQTKPLEFPGEKHLKNIKQLTFGGENAEAYFSFDGKQLIFQSKRDALKCDQIFTMNSDGSNVKMVSNGEGRTTCSYFLKGNKKIVYASTHGGAKECPPNPDFSMGYVWPVYSDFDIYTSTNDGKKIKKLTNTPGYDAEATVSPNGKKIVFTSERDGDLDLYSMDVNGKNVKRLTDAVGYDGGAFFSPDNKMIVYRRSTPRTPAELARYKELLARHLVVPTVFEIWVMNADGTNKRQVTNLSGGSFAPFFTPDGKKIIFCTNFFAADPRKRNFDLALINLDGTGIERVTFNETFDGFPMFSPDGKKLVFASNRNSAKEGDTNVFIADWVD from the coding sequence ATGAGAAATTTACTTTACGGCGCGATCTTACTTTCTGTTTTCATTGTTAATGTAGCGAGCCAGACCAAACCGCTGGAATTTCCCGGCGAGAAGCATTTGAAGAACATCAAGCAGCTCACATTCGGCGGAGAGAATGCGGAGGCGTATTTTTCATTTGACGGTAAACAGCTCATCTTTCAATCAAAACGTGACGCACTCAAATGCGACCAGATCTTCACGATGAACTCCGACGGCTCAAACGTGAAGATGGTCTCAAACGGTGAGGGCAGGACGACCTGTTCGTATTTTCTTAAGGGAAATAAGAAGATCGTTTATGCCTCGACGCACGGCGGAGCCAAGGAATGCCCTCCGAATCCGGATTTTTCGATGGGATATGTCTGGCCGGTATATTCGGATTTTGATATTTACACCTCGACAAATGATGGCAAGAAGATCAAAAAGCTGACAAACACGCCCGGCTATGATGCCGAAGCGACCGTTAGCCCTAACGGCAAAAAGATCGTTTTTACCAGCGAGCGTGACGGCGACCTCGACCTCTATTCGATGGACGTCAACGGCAAGAACGTCAAACGTTTGACCGATGCGGTCGGCTATGACGGCGGAGCATTCTTTTCACCCGACAACAAGATGATCGTGTACCGACGGTCGACGCCGAGAACACCGGCGGAATTGGCCCGTTACAAGGAGCTGCTTGCCCGGCACCTGGTCGTGCCGACAGTTTTTGAGATCTGGGTGATGAACGCCGACGGCACGAACAAACGTCAGGTCACAAATCTAAGCGGTGGAAGTTTTGCACCGTTCTTTACTCCTGACGGCAAGAAGATCATCTTTTGCACCAACTTTTTCGCGGCCGACCCGCGAAAGCGCAATTTTGATCTGGCACTGATAAACCTAGACGGTACGGGCATTGAGCGTGTCACATTCAACGAGACATTCGACGGATTCCCGATGTTCTCGCCGGACGGAAAGAAACTCGTCTTCGCGTCAAACCGCAACTCGGCGAAAGAGGGCGATACGAATGTATTTATCGCTGATTGGGTCGATTAA
- the dapF gene encoding diaminopimelate epimerase: protein MTAIAFSKFHGFGNDYIVIERSDIPSGTDLSDLAKAICHRNTGAGSDGIAVLDRLSDGEADYDCEIVNPDGSTAGFSGNGTRCAVAYLHWKGIWQQPDLRLRTRSGIKNYHLIERKGTGEFWFQAEIGKPKFSSDEVPVLTDTRREAVVNEPIIVDGRHYAFSAVNVGNPVACIFVDNFNFDWRSVGKVMETHEKFPERVNVVFVKIDDRENIELRIWERGAGETSASGTCSSGAAILSTFILKTDRKVMAHSPGGTTDVIWREDDEIVITGRADYSYIGEWP from the coding sequence ATGACGGCGATCGCATTCAGTAAATTTCACGGATTTGGCAACGATTACATCGTGATCGAGCGTTCGGATATTCCCTCCGGGACCGATCTGTCTGACTTGGCCAAGGCCATCTGCCACCGCAATACCGGTGCCGGCAGCGACGGCATTGCCGTGCTCGACCGGCTTAGCGACGGCGAAGCCGATTATGACTGCGAGATCGTCAATCCTGACGGCAGCACCGCCGGTTTTTCGGGCAACGGCACACGATGTGCGGTCGCCTATCTCCACTGGAAGGGCATTTGGCAACAGCCCGATCTGCGTCTCAGGACACGCAGCGGCATCAAAAATTATCACCTGATCGAACGCAAAGGCACGGGCGAATTTTGGTTCCAGGCAGAGATCGGGAAGCCGAAATTTTCGTCAGACGAGGTTCCTGTCCTGACCGACACCCGCCGCGAGGCTGTGGTTAACGAACCGATCATCGTCGACGGCCGGCATTACGCATTTTCGGCGGTGAATGTCGGCAATCCGGTCGCGTGTATATTTGTTGATAATTTCAATTTCGATTGGCGCAGCGTCGGGAAGGTGATGGAAACGCACGAGAAATTTCCCGAACGCGTCAACGTCGTTTTTGTAAAGATCGACGACCGCGAGAACATCGAACTCCGCATCTGGGAACGCGGTGCCGGCGAAACCTCAGCCTCAGGCACATGCTCCAGCGGAGCCGCCATCCTCAGCACCTTCATACTCAAAACCGACCGCAAGGTCATGGCCCACTCGCCCGGCGGCACCACCGACGTCATCTGGCGCGAAGACGACGAGATCGTCATCACCGGCCGAGCGGATTATTCATACATCGGCGAGTGGCCGTAA
- a CDS encoding prepilin-type N-terminal cleavage/methylation domain-containing protein, whose protein sequence is MNSADENIGVLKTGGMAGFSLIELIVAMVLTLIIMGIAVVTFSTTLGRREREASRTDALTSAQAALNIMSREIGNSGYGLTTNGLVLADCTDKRLHFRANTVNAGNSMSTNSPGEDVTFYYDTDSQSVVRYDAITGTSGVINRVSDVDFLYYNYTAGSSAVLGAAALNTGRVNITLKVILADVRGQPANQTLTISSDVTLRNSPYMLGQY, encoded by the coding sequence ATGAACAGTGCAGATGAAAATATCGGAGTTTTGAAAACGGGCGGAATGGCGGGATTCTCTCTGATCGAGCTGATCGTTGCTATGGTCTTGACCCTGATAATCATGGGCATCGCCGTCGTGACATTCTCGACCACACTTGGCCGACGCGAACGTGAGGCAAGCCGGACCGACGCACTAACTTCGGCCCAGGCCGCGTTGAACATAATGTCCCGCGAGATCGGAAATTCAGGCTACGGATTGACAACGAACGGCCTCGTCCTCGCAGATTGCACTGACAAACGGCTGCATTTTCGTGCAAATACCGTCAACGCCGGGAACAGTATGTCGACAAACAGCCCGGGCGAAGACGTGACATTCTATTACGACACCGATTCGCAATCTGTCGTGCGTTACGACGCGATCACGGGAACTTCCGGTGTCATCAACCGCGTCAGCGACGTCGATTTTCTATATTACAACTACACCGCCGGCAGTTCGGCGGTACTCGGAGCGGCTGCGTTGAACACCGGACGAGTGAACATCACGCTGAAAGTGATACTTGCCGACGTTCGCGGCCAGCCGGCCAATCAGACGCTTACGATCAGTTCGGACGTGACGCTGCGCAATTCGCCGTACATGCTTGGCCAATATTGA